Proteins co-encoded in one Brassica oleracea var. oleracea cultivar TO1000 chromosome C4, BOL, whole genome shotgun sequence genomic window:
- the LOC106337546 gene encoding tropinone reductase homolog At2g29320-like — MDKRWSLQGMTALVTGGAAGIGYAIVEELASFGAKVHVCDISETLLSQSLSEWEKKGFKVNNVGVLRGKQTTEYGADDFAFHISTNLESAYHFCQLSHPLLKASGYGSIVFMSSVSGAVSINGASIYSLTKGALNQLARNLACEWAKDGIRANAVAPNIIKTPQAQPYLENVSFREGLFGRTPLGRAGEPNEVAALVVFLCLPAASYITGQTICADGGLTVNGFSYQPQA, encoded by the exons ATGGATAAAAGATGGAGTCTTCAAGGTATGACTGCTCTTGTAACCGGTGGAGCCGCAGGAATAGG GTATGCCATAGTAGAGGAGTTAGCTAGCTTTGGGGCCAAAGTCCATGTATGCGACATATCTGAAACTTTGCTGAGTCAAAGTTTAAGCGAATGGGAAAAGAAAGGGTTTAAA GTGAACAATGTGGGAGTGCTTCGAGGAAAGCAAACAACAGAATATGGGGCAGATGATTTTGCTTTCCACATCTCAACAAACTTGGAATCTGCTTACCATTTTTGCCAGCTTTCACACCCTCTCTTAAAGGCTTCAGGCTATGGAAGCATCGTTTTCATGTCCTCTGTTTCAGGGGCTGTATCGATTAACGGTGCATCCATTTATAGTCTAACCAAAG GAGCTCTGAATCAACTAGCTAGGAATTTGGCATGTGAATGGGCAAAAGACGGCATACGAGCCAACGCTGTTGCACCTAACATCATCAAGACTCCTCAAGCTCAACCT TATCTTGAGAACGTCAGCTTCAGGGAAGGACTGTTCGGTAGAACTCCTCTTGGTCGAGCTGGAGAGCCTAATGAGGTTGCAGCACTAGTGGTTTTCTTGTGTCTACCTGCAGCTTCATATATAACAGGTCAAACCATTTGTGCCGATGGAGGCCTCACAGTTAACGGTTTCTCCTATCAACCACAGGCTTGA